The genomic region TCCGCTCCAGCAGTCGAGAGATTCGCGCTCGTCACGAACGCGCTCCGTGAATCCACGATCACGACCTTCGAGTGCTGCGCGGAGTAGTGCCCGTCCGGATGCACGTACGTCCAGAACCTCGCACCAGCGAGCTTCTGCTGCAGCATCGCTGCCGTCTGCCCGTCCTTGAGCTTGGAGTCTACGAGCAGGGTCGTGCGGACACCGCGCGCGATCGCCCGCCACAGCGCCTTCACGAACTCCGAGTCAGCTGTCGCCGAGAAAGTGGAGGCGAAGACGTCCTCATTGGCCTCGTCGATGAGGTGCGCGATCGCCGACGTGGTGTGATCACCGTCGCCATCGAAGGTCGGGCCGCTCCAAACCGCGCGGATGTCGGTCGCATTCGTCTGTGCCGCGGTGGCGAAGCCGCGCAGCACCGCCGCCAGCATCGGGCCGCCGACCGCCTCGTACCCGGCCTTCAACGGCGTCGCAGCCGGGGAGCCCTGCGGGAGCTTCTCGACCGCTTTCGATAGTCGTCCGTCGATCTCCAAACTCGAGGCCACCTTCAGCGCTGCCGCTGGGGTGAGCGTCGAGGCGAGTTCGACGAACGGCTCGGCCATCAGCTGAAGCTCGCCGAGATGCCTGCGAGTAGCGGCTTCACGTCCAACGATCCTGCGTGGAGGTCGAGGATGAACCGGCGGTCGAGGAAGCGATTCGCTCGCTCGCATGACGTCTCCGACAGGAATGCGCAGAAATGGCAGGCCGCGCCGTGCAGGAAGTCCTCCTGGTTCTTGGGCACACGGTGCGCGCAGATCGGATCGGATGAGCACCGCTGCGCACGATGCACCGCATCCTGCATCACGGACTCCAGACGCTCGGTACGAGCCAAGTCCACCAGGCCACCGAGCGTTCCTTCGCTATCGGGCGATGTGGTCGTGATCAGGATGCCGGCGGCCGGATCCCGTCCGTCTGATCCACGCCATGCGTAGATGCGCTCGGAAAGTGATGCGGACCCATACCCGCTCGACATGGCCATCTCTCGAATCAGCAGATGCGACAACGTGTGGAGGGCCCAATAGCGTGGCGGCGGCATCCGGTCATCGGCGCTGACGGCCACTGCCGTCGTGCTCTGCCGGCGGGCGAGGTTCCGCTCGTGGGCCGCGCAGTGGTCAGCCCAGACCTCGCTGTTCAGGACGCCACTCTCCCAGGCCTCGACGGTGGCTTCGTCGAAGCGAACGAAGACTCCCTCGCCGCGGTCTTCGGTCGCGGGTACCCATTTCGGCTTGCCCGACAAAGCGATCGGAGCGATGCGCGTCGCGTCGTCCCCGACGCGGTCGAGTGCGTCGATGCGGGTGAAGCCGATGAACGCGTTGGCCTTTCGGATGCGGTCCACCGCCACGACATCGCTGATCGCCGAGCCGAGCGTCGCGGCGACGGGAACGGGATGCACCTTGAAGCCGTTGCGCCGGTCCTCGGCGAGGAACTCCGTCGGATGCGTCAGCGTCTCCCACTCGGGAACGAGAAGGTGGTTCGGGTCGTATCCGACCGGGCCGGAGGCCTCGGGCGTAAGAGGCGGGAGCGTGCCGCGAGCGACCTGGACGGCCGTCCAGAGATCCTCGTCGGAGATCCCCTCGAACCGCTCGGTGATGCTCTCGGGTGCGTACATTCGCCATCCGCTGACCGCCGCAAGAGATGTCAGCTTCGACACCTGTATGGGCGGCAGGCCCAAGACTTCCGTGACCGTGTCGGCAGGCTGCGGCACCTTGCGTGAAGGCAGGACGAGAACACTGATGGTCGCGGGGAACCACTGGTTCGCCGCACCGAGGAGCATGAGTCGGACTTCACCCTGGCACGGGTCGTCTGCGGACGCGTACGACGGAAGATGCGGATGCCGCCCGCGACAGTTCGGCAGCGAGTCCGCGCCGCCGGCCCGCGTCAGTTCGACGATGTTCCGGGATGTGCCGCAGGCGACGCACTTGATCGATACTTGTGGTCCGAGGTTCGAGCGCCATTCGAGCATTCGCATCTTCGGCTGCGCAACGCACTCTGTGCGGTGGCCGTCGGCGCCGTGCACCCAATCGACGTACGGGAACTCGTCCAGGTGCCCATTCGTGCAGGCGATCAGGTACCGGGCCGGTACGGCGACGCGGTCACGGGCCTTGCCGCCGCTGTGGCGCCCCTTGCACCCTTTGTGCACGAACCGAGCCAGATCGGGGCGGTGCTTGCGCGTGTTCTCGAACTCGAAGGTACTCGCGGCGGACGCGGGCGCGAGCAGATCGCATCCAGTACAGCGGAGCCATTGAGGGAAGACCCGGGTGGGAATGCCGATGGGCGTCGTGTCGCCGCCGCGCTCGTCGGGCAACCACGGCGGCTGGCGGAGTTCGCCGACCTGCTGACCGAGCTGACGGCGAACAGCCTCGACCAGACGCGGAACGAGTACGAGCGGGGGGTCGCCACCCATCCTCGCGTACGCCTTGTCCCAGGAGTCGATCCCCTGGGGCATGACGGCGATCTGAGGGAGGTCGACGGTCGCGCCGATGCCCGACGTGTACAGCATCGCGTTCGGCCGGATCGAACCGATCCGCGCGCGATTCTTCGGCTGCCCTGCGCCCGCGTAGGGGTCCGCGACGTCACCAGGGACGCCGACAACAGGGTCTTCCGCATCGGCGGTCGCCTGCGCGGCGGAACCGTTCTCTTCAGTCACTTGGCATCCTTCTTCGCCTTGACGGTGAATGTCCACTTCGGCGTCGTCGCGGTCACGGGTTCGGCGAGCTTGCCGGGGAAGGGCGACACGAGCAGATCGATTTCGGGCTGCACCTCGCGCATCGAGTTGGCCACCTGGAAGAGGCGATCGCCTTCCTCGCCGATGGAGTCCTCGGGGCTGATCAGCAGAGGTTCGACGATCTGGTGAGGGAGTGTCTTCTTCGAGTACGTGAGCGCGCCCGACGTCGCTGTCGCCCGGTCCGTCCACTTGTCGAGCCGCAGCACGATCTTGCTCTTCATGCTCGATGCCGCCCCGGTGTCGGCTGCGATATCGACACGCGCGACGAGCTTGTCGACGATGGCATCGACAGTCGAGCGTCGGACTGTGATGCGGCCGGCGCCGGTGTTGGCTTCTGCAGAGAGCGACTCGCTGGGTGTCGCTGTTGCGTCGATCACACGCGCAGCCGAGACGATGAGGCCGGTGAGCCCGCGCTCGAGCGCGGCTTCTGAGAACGGCGTGACAGACAGCGCCTCGACGTTCGCGTAGAACGTGTCGTGGTAGTGCTCGAACTGCTCGTAGTGAGCCATGTCGCGCGGTCGCGCACGGTTAGCTAGCGTCACCACGAGCCCCGGCTTCGCTCCTTCTCGTCCGACGCGGGAGGACGCCTGGATGTACTCCGCGGTGTTCTTCGGCTGACCCACGATCATCATCAGGCCGAGTCGAGGTACGTCCACGCCCACCTGGAGCATCGAGGTCGCGAGCACGACGTCGTACGGCAGTTCGCGCGGGGCGAGTTGCTCGCCGGCCTTGAGCTTGGCCGCGATGACGGCCCTTCCGGCGGTCGTGTCAGTATCGGCGTCGAACGGCGATGCCAGGTGCGTGAGCGTCTTCCCGATCTCGGAGGATGAGATGCGAGAAGTCAGCTCGCCGAGCTTGAGCGGTGTGCGCCGTCGTGGATATCCGGTCGACTTGTCAGGGTTGCTCACCCGTGTCGTCACGTCATCCTCGAGGTACCGGCGCATACCGGCCAGTTCTCGCGTCGCCGAGAAGTAGTCGACGAGGGTGAGGTACGGCTCCGCTGCCGCGCCATGCGCGTCGAACAACCTCTGACCGGCGAGCAGGAGGATCTCGCTGAGGCGGATCTCTGCCAGTGTCAGGCGAGCGCCGTGAAGGCACACACCGAGGTAGCGACGTCCCGGGGCCTCGTCGAGCGGCACTTCCTTCGAGAAGAAGGTGTCGCTCACGCTCAGCACCTGCGGCGGGAACACCTCGACGTCTCGGGCATACAGCCGTTGGACCTGCGCGGCCGCCTTCCGAACGGTAGCCGTCGATGCGATGACGAGCGGCTTCACCGGCTTCGCTGCACCGGGCGCACCCAGTTCCCAGCTCGACAGGACGTCGATCGCGCCTTCGAACAGCCCGACCGCGGTGCCGAGTGCTCCGGTGATGAGGTGGAGCTCGTCCTGGATGATCAGGTCGGGCGGGCGCAGCCGGCCCACCGTCGTGACTTGCGTCGCGGGGTAGGTTCGTCCATTCGCGGTCTTGGTGTTGTGCGTGTCGGCGCCGCAGACGCTGCCGTCGGTGTCGAGGTGTTTGTAGCCGTGACGCGGGCACTTCTTCGCGACATAGCCGAAGATGCTCGCCGCTTCGCCCTCGCGAGCCAGCCGAGCGAACTTGTCGACGGTCGCGAGCAGGAAGGTCGGCGGATGCCGGTAGATCTCATCATCGACGGTGAGAACGGGAAGCCCGACTTCGGCAGACCCGCCGGTGGCGAACGGACAACGGGCTCGACGATCGCCGCAATACACACGGATGCGCTTCTCGACGTCGTCGGCTTCGACGTTCGCCTTCGGGTTGATCTCGGTACCGCACCAGGGGCAGTGGTCGAACTGGAGGACGGTGAGACCGTAGGCGGAGCTCCCATCCCGCTCGCGGACATCCTTCACCTGCTCTGCCGCCTCGGTGTACCGCTTCGGGCTGACGCTCGAGCCCACCCATAGGCCGATCGTGAAGGGTGTCTCGCCCCACGTCTCCGGAGCCTCTCGACGGACGACCTCGGCGGCACACATAAGTGTGGTTGCGCGCAGGAACTGCTGCGATGTGAGCAGTCGCAGCGTGTACCGCATGACAACGGCGACGCCGTCGCCGCCGTCGAGCAGCCCTTCGGGCGTCTCGACCTTTCCTTGCAGGCGCCGGATGCCGAACGTGAACGCGGCCAGGCCAAGGTAGGCCTCCGTCTTACCACCACCGGTGGGGAAGAACAGCAGCTCGGCGCGGGCGAAATCGGTCGAGCGCCGCACGTGAGTCGGGTCGACGACCGAGGGGAGCTGCATGAGAATGAACGCGAGCTGGAAGGCGCGCCAGGACGCCGCCTTCTCGCCGCGCGAATCGACTGCTGCGACGGCATCGGCGATCGACAGATCCTTATCCTCGATTCGGAGTGCCGCGACCTGTGAGCGCAGGCGCTGATCGCGCATCGTGCGGTTCATGAACCAGAACGCGTGCTGCGCCTGCTCGTTCGACGTGAGGAGGTTGAGGCCGGCACGCAGCCGCACGAGCGCTGCGTCGCCGTCCTCGAGCCCGATGCGCCCCTGCTCCCGAAGCCACTCCGGAAGCCTCGAGTTGTCTTCCTCCCGTTCCTTCAGCCAGCCGGCGTACCCGTCGATGAGCGGCTGCAGGCCCGCTTCGAGCTCTGCCGGGGATGCATCCATGAGCGCTCGCATGCTGAGTACCGCGCCCTCAACCGCGGGAGCCTGCGTCTGCGGAACCTCTGCGGTGGGGAGCCAGGTCGTCCTGACCGCCGTCGCCCGACGCGTGTCGGTTTCGGAGAGGTCCCAGTCCACAGAGGCTGTGCGGCCGACGGCGAACTCGAGGCGGTCGCGGTAGAGCAGGTCGAGACGGCGCACTTCCAGGTCTCGAGAGCCGCGATCGGACACCATCGCATCGCGAGCGGGCAGGAAGACGGCGTCCCCGCTCGGCGCGGTGACCTCGAGCTCGGCCTGGAACATCCACAGCTTCGGCGGCAGCTCACGTCCTGTGATCGCCGTGTTGAGGAGGGCCGCTTCGACGACACGACGTCCCTCGACGTCGAACACCTCGACGCTGATCTCGACGTCTCCGGGCAAGACTCGTCTCGTCGAGCTGCCGTCCTGCAGGATGGAGATGTCGATCTCGGCCAGCTCTTCGAAGGGCGTCCGGTCGTAGTACGTCTGTGTCCGGCCCTGGTCGTCCACGTCCCGCCGAGCAGCGTACTTGCCCCAGCGTGCGGTGAACCGGAGCAGCCCATTGTCCGCTGGCACCTGGAATCGCAGGCCCATCGACGACGGGGCGATGATCTTCGACTCGGGTCCGCGATCCTCGTCGGGTTCGCTCGGCGATGCTTCCGCGATGGGCTCCTCTTCATCGGCGGGCAGGCCGTGAACATCGCGCACGCCGCTGAGATCGGCGACGGCGAGGGACTCGTCCGCGCGAACGTCGGCGAGCGTGGCGTCGAGGGCGTCGGTCGACGATTCGGCGGCGGGTGTGCCGCCATCGAGGAGCGAGATCGGGGCGAGCGCGCCGGCGAGGTAGCGGGCGCGGGGTGTGCCCACGATCGTCTCGTCGGGTCCGTCCCACGGGCCGACGAGGTCGCGACTGATCAGATCGACTAGCTCTTCGCGGACTTGCGCAGAGTTTGTCGGGGATTCCGTGGACACTAAAACATCGCTCCTTCGGGCGCGGCGGATTCTTCGAAGCTCTTGGCTCGCTTCGACTTGGCTGTCGGAGCGGACTCGCCTTCTAGCTTCGCTCGCCGGTGGTTCTCCTCCAGCAAGCGGTCGAGGATCTCGACTCGAGCAGCTGGGCTCACCGTCCACCGCTCCATCTGGCGGTAGGTGTGGAACCCGTGTCCGAGCGGGATGTCGGCCCAGCCATACGCCTCCATCACGGCTTCGTCAATCTGGCTATGGAGAGATCGGATGGATTCGATATCGGGGTCCCCAAGCACGTCCGGAGAATTTGCGAGGTTATAGAGCGCTGTTAGGCCAAGTCCCCTCCGGTGCATGACATCACGTCGACTCCGGTCGAGGAGGTTGCCGAGTAGCCGCATCTCGTCGCTATTCGCCGGTCGCGGGAGCGTTTCAAAGACGTCCGATGGGGTGTAGCGCGGATCGTTTCGCATACCTGATCCGTACTTGATTGCCCACGTCTGATGCGGCATTGAGGAAAGGAATGCGAAGTCCGCCGTATCGTCCGTCGCGAACACGACCACTGCGTGACTGAACACTTGCCGGGTTGTCACCATCAGGGGCATCACTGTCTTGCTCGTCACTGCCATGGCTACGGTTCGCTCAAGGCCGTCAATCGCGGCATATAGCTTGAGCGCGCGAGCTTCGAACTTCCACCACTCGTCCACGATGCGAGGCTTGTTCTTGATTGTCATGCGATGCGACCGCAGGTCTCCTTCGATCCAATGCCAAGGTTCTACGAAGCTGCGCGCGACCGCCTCGGTGCGGTCGCCAAAGTCGACAACCCACCGCGAAGCTTCGGCGCTGGGACTGGAATTGAGGTCGTTGCCGACTAGGTACGGTGCGAGCACCTCGCGGTTGGCTATTCGCACAGCCAGCATCTTGCTGGCCTCGGACGGCGACATCGTGAAGCCCACCCCATTGATGAAGGAGCCAATGAACGCAGTGTTCCTGTTCTCCGCCAAGCGATGCGGTACACCGAGGACGCGGCCCTCAGGTTCAAGCAGCGTCGAGATTCGCACGACTCGTGCACCATCGAGCCACGGCATGGTTACAGATGAGCGCTGCCCGAGCCACATTGCCGCGTACTGGAGGTTGGCGCTGCGAGACGGCCAAGCCTTGCTCTGAACCGCTCTATCGAGTACCGCTCCTCTCTTTTCGAGCTGATCCAGGCCGACCTCGCGATTGTCCCCTTGGGCGACGCTATTTGTTGTGATCACACCGAGACGGCCGCGCGGGTTCAGCATGCCGTAGCTGCGCAGTAGGAAGAACACCACGAGGTCGGTATTACCGGGTTGCCCCGAAGCGATCGCCTCGATTAGGAATTCTCGCGTGTTGACACCCAAGGCAGGAGACAACTTCTTGCCTCCAAGGAACGGTGGGTTCCCGATAATGGCGTCGAAGCCGCCGTGGGTATGGATAACATCGGGGGCTTCGAGGATCCAGTGGAGGGGCTTCCAACGTGCCTCACCTGTGTCGACGGTGGGGGTGAGGCCCGCGGCGATGATGGAATCGAGTTCGGTGCGGTCGGGCGCGGCGTTCTCATCGGAGGGATAGGCAGCGCGGAGCGCGTCGGCGAGGTCGTCGTAGCGGTCGTCGAGATTCTTGCCGGGTTTGCCGCCTTCGAGGAGACCGGCGGCGATGATGCCGTCGGCCACGTCGCTGAGCTTCGCGGTGACCTGCTCCGCCTGTGCGAGGAGGGCGTGCTTCGCCTTGGTGGAGCGCATCCGGTCGGCGTCGTCGACCTGCCCGGAGGCGAGCTCACGTCGGATGCGTGCGGCATCGTCGAGGTCCTTGTCGACGTCGAACCAGAGCAGCTGCTCACGGCCGTGGCGCCGCTCAGGGTAGATGTGCTGTGCCTTCAGCTGCTCCTCCGTGGTGACGCCGAGGAGGGAGTTGCCGTGGAAGACGCGGTCATCCACGAAGGAGAACGGCTTACCGGGGTCCATGGAGATGAGCCAGAGCGAGAGCTTGCACATCTCCACCGCCATGCCGTTGATGTCGGCGCCGTAGAGGCAGCGGGCGACGATCTCGCGTACGGCCCACCGCTTCAGGTCGGACTCGTGGCTGACATCGAGGCCCTCGTTCGCGCGTGCTTCGATGAGCCGGTCGGCCAGGTACCGGGCAGCCGCGACGAGGAACGCGCCTGAGCCGGCGGCGATGTCGGCGATCTTCAGGTCGAGGATCTCCGCCGACGACTTGAGCCTCCACTGGCTGCGGTCTTCGATGTCGAGCGGGCCGGGGGAGTAGACCAGTGGCTCCAGCGCGTGCAGCACCACTTCTTCGGCGAGGGAACGGGGCGTGTAGTGAGTGCCGGTGTTCGCGCGTTGCGGCGATTCGGTCATGACCAGCCCACCCGCGGGGACAACGTAGGGGAACCCGCGCAGGTCGTTGCGGATGAGTCCGTGGAACGGCTCCAGCCGTGCGGCGAGGTCGTCATCGCCGAGGAGCGCGTGCCGCAGGCGAGTGCGGGCATCGGCGGTGGCTGTCTGGTCATCGGCCCCGTAGGCCTTGGTGATCTGGTTCGCGGTGCGGGGCTTCGACTGCTCTTGAGTCTTCTTCAGGTGCTCGATGAGGCGCTTGGCGAAGTCGGAGGGGGTGATTGCGGCGTTCGCGATCTCTTCGAGCTCGACGAGTGCGATTTCGGGCTCGAACCCGCTCTTCCTTCCCTCTAGCCCGACGGTGACGTCGGACACGTATTCCGCGGAGTAGCCGAGCAGGCCCTCGTAGACGTAGCCGATCTGCTCGACGTCGAGGTCGCGGAACGACAGCTGCATCGCGCCGTCTTCGATCGTCTGCACAGCGCGGAGGACAGCGAACATGGCGCGGTCGGACAGTCGCACCCGCAGGCGGCCCTGCGCGTCGGTGGCATGCAGCCACGGGAACCGGGCGGGGTCGAACAGCGAACCGCCATAGGCCGGCATCCGCATGTCTTGGAAAGACGCCCCGCCGAAGACGGCGTTGCTCGCGGCAAGCAGACGGTGCCACGCCTCCCACGAGTGGTCGAGCGCTTCCACCGAAGTCGCCGTCGCATCGCGCTGCAGCTGCTCCCGCACCCTGGAGATCGCGTACGACGACCGGTACAGGTCGTGCTCGGGAAGCAGCCCGCGTTCTTCGGCGAAGAGGAGGAAGACGATACGCATGAGTACCGTTACCGCTCCCTCGTAGGCCGCCTTCGGATCCTCGGGCAGCGGGGAAGGTTCACCCTCGGCCAGGGCACGCAGGTGGGTATCCGACATGGACTGCAGCACGAGTTCTACAGCTCGGCGCACCTGGTCACCGAGCGCCTCGGTGATCTCCTCGGCGCTGGCGACACTCTTGGCGAATACGAGCGGCAACCGCTTCTTGTCGTCCCCGCCCGCGATCGAGGTGTAGCTCGCGAGGGTGAGGAACGCATCCCTGCTCGGGCGTTCCTCACGCCAGAGCAGGGCATCCCACACGCCGCTGGCGGTCGTGACGTCCTTGGCCGCCGAGACCAGAGCCCACCATCGGCCATCAGTGACGATGCCGATTGTCACCCCGGTCTCGCGAAGCAGCACCGCCATCCGATCGATCGCGTTCGCCGACCAACCGTCGGTCCCGGTCTTCCGTAGATCGTCGGTGCGATCCACCATCGTGACCAGCGCCGTGGGCCCGCTGTGCCCGGCCAGGGTTGCCCACGGGGTCACCGTCACCGCACCGTTGGGCGATTCCGCGGAAAGATCCGCGGGGGAGAGCTGCAGGTCCTCGGACCAATCCAGCAGGCGGCGCAGCACGGCCGTCACCCAGCGGTCCCGTGCCGCTTCGTATACATCCTCCGTCGCGGACCACGCGGCGGACCAACGGACGAACTCATCCACGAAGACCGTGCTGGTGTCGTCTGCGCTCGGCCGAGGCAGCCCGGAGGGATAGAACGACTTCAACGCGGCTTTCGACAGGAAGGGGCCGTCATGGTCGATCAGCGACAGCCACTCCCACACATCAACGGGCACCGGCGGCCTCCAGCTTCTGGGCGTCTTCGGGGGTCAGCGCGAACACGAGCGCGGCGACGAACGTGTGCGGCTGCACATCGCGGTACCTGCGCTCGACGGCGTCGCGTTCGGCATGCAGCTCGTCCTCAAGGTGCGACAGGCGCCTGCGAATACGTTTGAGATCGTCGTCGCGCTGCTTCTTCTCCTCCGCGAGCTGAAACAGAGTCTCCTCGCCTGCACGACGTGCCTCCTCAGCGGCGGCGAGGGTGCCTTCCAGCGTTGAGCGGAACCGCGCGAAGATCTCGTCGACGGTTTCGAGGTCGGCGTCTCGACGCGCCTGCAGATCCGACTCCACGCCGCTGCGGAGGCGCTCCGCCCGCCGTTGGATGGCGGCATTGACGCGACTGCGGAGGCCGTCGGCCGCATCCGACTCCGCGTTCCAGTCGGCGGCGAGGGCAGTGAGCACCCGCTCATTCGGCTGCGTCAGGCGAATGCCGTCCAGTGCGGAAGACAGCAGATCCTCCGCCTTCTCCATGCCCAGCTCCTGGCGGCGCGACAGGCGCGTGCCCGCGAGGAAGATCTCTTCGTGCAGGCGCGTGCCACCCTCGCCGACGAGTACGAGGCGGGCGACACCCGCCGCGAACGACTGGTCCAGACCGTCGACGACCACGGCGCTCACGCCGCGGATGTGCTCGGTGCGCGTCCACACCTGCCCGCGGAGTTCGCGAGCCGCGCGCTGGATGAGCGGGTGGCCGAGGTGCGCATAGACGACGTCCGTCTGGTGGCGCGCGCGTTCCTCGTCGAAGGTGATCGGCCGCATGACGTCTGGCGCTAGGCGCGTATTGAGGCCAGTCAGTGCAGGTACCCAGGTGCGCGAGAGCCCAGGCGGGACTTCGAATAGCCGAGCTTCCTCGCGGGGGTCGCCAACCTCGATGAGGTCGGGCTGCCCTGAGATCCGGAGCCCCTCTTCGAAGACGCGGAGCAGGTTGCCCTCGTGAAGATGCATGCGGTCGCGCGAGCCTTCGAGTCGCTCGGCGAGGCGTGTGAGGTTTGCGCCGAGCGTGTGCTCGGCCTGCAGCACGCGGTTGATCACCTTGCCGCCCGCATCCGTCTGCGTCTTACGAGTCGGACCGTCGCCGTAGCCGAGATCTCGCTGCAGATCGGGTGCGATGATCTCGTTCGCGGAAATGCCGTCGTGTTCCGAATTCGCGATCTTGCTCGCGAGGCGAGCCAGCAGGTCATTGTCCTTCGCGTAGTCGGAAGTGTTGTGCTTGGACGCGCGCGGGTGCCACACGAGGGGTGTTTCGGTCTGGCCGTAGCGGTCGATGCGGCCGATGCGCTGTTCGAGACGGTTCGGGTTGAACGGGATATCGAAACTCACGAGGCGGTGGCAGTAGCTCTGCAGGTCGATTCCCTCGCCGGCAGCATCCGTCGCCAGGAGGATGCGGACCGGCTCGTCACGCGGAGGCGCGTTGAAACGCGCACGGATCTCTTCGCGGGTCTCGGCATCCGTCGACCCGTCGATGATCGCGAGCCTTTCGCCACCGAGGCCGCGCGACTCGAGGACGTCGCGGAGCCACTCCAGCGTCGTGACGTACTCGGTGAAGACGACGATGCGCTCGTCGCCCCAGCCGTGGCCGGGGACGAGCAGCTCGCCTTCGATGAGTCGGAGGAGCGCGTCGAGCTTCGAATCGGGACGACCGTCGTAGCCGCGGCCCCACGTGATGAGATCTTCGAGGTCGGAGATGTCGCCAGGGGTGAGCGCGACCTGGGCGCGCTTCGCGGTGCGGAGCGCTTCGAGCTCGGGCTGCTCGGACCGGCCCTCCTCCTCGTCGGACGCCTCGTCGCCGAGGACGTCGTCGTACTCGGGAAGCTGCACGTCCTCGTCGCCGCGTGCCTCGAGATAGGCCTCAGCAGTCGTCGCGAAGGCGACGGGGGAGGAGAAGAAGCGCTTCTTGAGGATGATGGTGGCGAGATCCGACGCGCGTCTGCCACGTTCCTTCTGCACGGCGTCGTTGCGCCGGCGGGTGAAGGCGATCAGTTTCTCGTATGCCTCGGACTCGCCGTCCGAGGGATCGAACCAGAGCGGCCGGACCTGCCGCAGTTGGAAGCCCTCATTGGGCAGGTCGCTCTTCAGGCGGCGCACCGCCACCTGCCTCAGCGCCGTCTCGTCCAGGTCGGCGCCACGTGCGAAACGCTGCGGATCGATCATCTCCAGCAGGGCGGTGAAGGACTCGGTGTACCCGTTGTGCGGCGTCGCGCTGAGGAAGAGGCGATGCTCGCAGAGCTCGGCGAGTCGCCGCACGGCGATCGTTCGCTGGCTGTCTACGGCATAG from Microbacter sp. GSS18 harbors:
- the drmC gene encoding DISARM system phospholipase D-like protein DrmC; translation: MAEPFVELASTLTPAAALKVASSLEIDGRLSKAVEKLPQGSPAATPLKAGYEAVGGPMLAAVLRGFATAAQTNATDIRAVWSGPTFDGDGDHTTSAIAHLIDEANEDVFASTFSATADSEFVKALWRAIARGVRTTLLVDSKLKDGQTAAMLQQKLAGARFWTYVHPDGHYSAQHSKVVIVDSRSAFVTSANLSTAGAERNLEAGVIVHDAGFASHMRQRFTKLRQAGAISDLG
- the drmD gene encoding DISARM system SNF2-like helicase DrmD → MSSSVIENTATGNTEVPEIGSLVNVRGARWSVTDVMAQSLPRSSADDGRAELQHAVTMQSVEEDYYGRELSVIWELEPGRSVIHEQGLPAALRPDQFDEPTTFAAYVDALRWGALTSADPKTLQAPFRSSASVEAYQLEPLRRAIDSPRANMLLADDVGLGKTIEAGLVIQELLLRHRARSVIVVCPAGLVIKWQEELRDKFGLDFEIVNSETMKTFRRTFGVYANPFRVYPRVIVSMSWLPSPRAERMLEEVYASVKDARTADRRAFDVLVVDEAHHVAPATPSRSSADKPRYAVDSQRTIAVRRLAELCEHRLFLSATPHNGYTESFTALLEMIDPQRFARGADLDETALRQVAVRRLKSDLPNEGFQLRQVRPLWFDPSDGESEAYEKLIAFTRRRNDAVQKERGRRASDLATIILKKRFFSSPVAFATTAEAYLEARGDEDVQLPEYDDVLGDEASDEEEGRSEQPELEALRTAKRAQVALTPGDISDLEDLITWGRGYDGRPDSKLDALLRLIEGELLVPGHGWGDERIVVFTEYVTTLEWLRDVLESRGLGGERLAIIDGSTDAETREEIRARFNAPPRDEPVRILLATDAAGEGIDLQSYCHRLVSFDIPFNPNRLEQRIGRIDRYGQTETPLVWHPRASKHNTSDYAKDNDLLARLASKIANSEHDGISANEIIAPDLQRDLGYGDGPTRKTQTDAGGKVINRVLQAEHTLGANLTRLAERLEGSRDRMHLHEGNLLRVFEEGLRISGQPDLIEVGDPREEARLFEVPPGLSRTWVPALTGLNTRLAPDVMRPITFDEERARHQTDVVYAHLGHPLIQRAARELRGQVWTRTEHIRGVSAVVVDGLDQSFAAGVARLVLVGEGGTRLHEEIFLAGTRLSRRQELGMEKAEDLLSSALDGIRLTQPNERVLTALAADWNAESDAADGLRSRVNAAIQRRAERLRSGVESDLQARRDADLETVDEIFARFRSTLEGTLAAAEEARRAGEETLFQLAEEKKQRDDDLKRIRRRLSHLEDELHAERDAVERRYRDVQPHTFVAALVFALTPEDAQKLEAAGAR
- a CDS encoding DUF1998 domain-containing protein, translated to MTEENGSAAQATADAEDPVVGVPGDVADPYAGAGQPKNRARIGSIRPNAMLYTSGIGATVDLPQIAVMPQGIDSWDKAYARMGGDPPLVLVPRLVEAVRRQLGQQVGELRQPPWLPDERGGDTTPIGIPTRVFPQWLRCTGCDLLAPASAASTFEFENTRKHRPDLARFVHKGCKGRHSGGKARDRVAVPARYLIACTNGHLDEFPYVDWVHGADGHRTECVAQPKMRMLEWRSNLGPQVSIKCVACGTSRNIVELTRAGGADSLPNCRGRHPHLPSYASADDPCQGEVRLMLLGAANQWFPATISVLVLPSRKVPQPADTVTEVLGLPPIQVSKLTSLAAVSGWRMYAPESITERFEGISDEDLWTAVQVARGTLPPLTPEASGPVGYDPNHLLVPEWETLTHPTEFLAEDRRNGFKVHPVPVAATLGSAISDVVAVDRIRKANAFIGFTRIDALDRVGDDATRIAPIALSGKPKWVPATEDRGEGVFVRFDEATVEAWESGVLNSEVWADHCAAHERNLARRQSTTAVAVSADDRMPPPRYWALHTLSHLLIREMAMSSGYGSASLSERIYAWRGSDGRDPAAGILITTTSPDSEGTLGGLVDLARTERLESVMQDAVHRAQRCSSDPICAHRVPKNQEDFLHGAACHFCAFLSETSCERANRFLDRRFILDLHAGSLDVKPLLAGISASFS
- the drmA gene encoding DISARM system helicase DrmA, which produces MSTESPTNSAQVREELVDLISRDLVGPWDGPDETIVGTPRARYLAGALAPISLLDGGTPAAESSTDALDATLADVRADESLAVADLSGVRDVHGLPADEEEPIAEASPSEPDEDRGPESKIIAPSSMGLRFQVPADNGLLRFTARWGKYAARRDVDDQGRTQTYYDRTPFEELAEIDISILQDGSSTRRVLPGDVEISVEVFDVEGRRVVEAALLNTAITGRELPPKLWMFQAELEVTAPSGDAVFLPARDAMVSDRGSRDLEVRRLDLLYRDRLEFAVGRTASVDWDLSETDTRRATAVRTTWLPTAEVPQTQAPAVEGAVLSMRALMDASPAELEAGLQPLIDGYAGWLKEREEDNSRLPEWLREQGRIGLEDGDAALVRLRAGLNLLTSNEQAQHAFWFMNRTMRDQRLRSQVAALRIEDKDLSIADAVAAVDSRGEKAASWRAFQLAFILMQLPSVVDPTHVRRSTDFARAELLFFPTGGGKTEAYLGLAAFTFGIRRLQGKVETPEGLLDGGDGVAVVMRYTLRLLTSQQFLRATTLMCAAEVVRREAPETWGETPFTIGLWVGSSVSPKRYTEAAEQVKDVRERDGSSAYGLTVLQFDHCPWCGTEINPKANVEADDVEKRIRVYCGDRRARCPFATGGSAEVGLPVLTVDDEIYRHPPTFLLATVDKFARLAREGEAASIFGYVAKKCPRHGYKHLDTDGSVCGADTHNTKTANGRTYPATQVTTVGRLRPPDLIIQDELHLITGALGTAVGLFEGAIDVLSSWELGAPGAAKPVKPLVIASTATVRKAAAQVQRLYARDVEVFPPQVLSVSDTFFSKEVPLDEAPGRRYLGVCLHGARLTLAEIRLSEILLLAGQRLFDAHGAAAEPYLTLVDYFSATRELAGMRRYLEDDVTTRVSNPDKSTGYPRRRTPLKLGELTSRISSSEIGKTLTHLASPFDADTDTTAGRAVIAAKLKAGEQLAPRELPYDVVLATSMLQVGVDVPRLGLMMIVGQPKNTAEYIQASSRVGREGAKPGLVVTLANRARPRDMAHYEQFEHYHDTFYANVEALSVTPFSEAALERGLTGLIVSAARVIDATATPSESLSAEANTGAGRITVRRSTVDAIVDKLVARVDIAADTGAASSMKSKIVLRLDKWTDRATATSGALTYSKKTLPHQIVEPLLISPEDSIGEEGDRLFQVANSMREVQPEIDLLVSPFPGKLAEPVTATTPKWTFTVKAKKDAK